Proteins from one Cryptomeria japonica chromosome 4, Sugi_1.0, whole genome shotgun sequence genomic window:
- the LOC131057758 gene encoding uncharacterized protein LOC131057758, with amino-acid sequence MANSLAEATGSLELLAMNCIRQLSVELSPIPSILDNVMNFQVFNDDGHIHEFLTSSNVFTTQIIDGDEGTKEFEFDDDGVLNLKTNILPRGMIQLERIFNQDQINGAKRQKIKGDQYDLLIIERGTLIDSERVEAISRISLRASQKELRYFFGKINFVRNFITGFTEIVKPLNEMLKKNSKMEWTPLARKSFEEIKQAIVDAPVL; translated from the coding sequence ATGGCAAATTCTTTAGCAGAGGCAACCGGTTCTTTGGAGCTGCTTGCCATGAATTGCATAAGACAATTGTCGGTAGAGTTATCACCAATACCATCAATTCTTGACAATGTTATGAATTTCCAGGTGTTCAATGATGATGGCCATATCCACGAGTTTTTAACAAGCTCAAATGTCTTCACAACACAGATCATTGATGGAGATGAAGGAACAAAAGAgtttgaatttgatgatgatggtGTTTTGAATTTAAAGACAAATATCCTTCCCAGAGGAATGATACAGTTGGAAAGAATATTTAATCAAGATCAAATCAATGGAGCAAAGAGACAAAAGATTAAAGGGGACCAATATGATCTTCTGATCATAGAGAGAGGAACCTTGATTGATTCTGAGCGTGTAGAAGCTATCTCAAGAATTAGTTTGCGAGCCAGTCAAAAAGAGTTGAGatatttctttgggaagatcaattttgtcagaaatTTTATCACAGGCTTCACCGAGATAGTAAAACCATTGAATGAGATGTTGAAGAAAAATTCTAAGATGGAATGGACACCACTAGCAAGGAAATCCTTTGAAGAAATCAAGCAAGCTATAGTTGATGCTCCTGTGTTGTaa